One stretch of Musicola paradisiaca NCPPB 2511 DNA includes these proteins:
- a CDS encoding integrase domain-containing protein, which produces MAIQAKPLTNTEVKAAKATDKELSLHDGGGLLLFVKPSGTKTWRFRYYHPQTKKRTTLTFGSYPALSLADARQMREAAKALLEKGIDPQFHQQQQREQEQAISLNTFAKVAADWYEVKKSQPLAANTIKDIWRSLEKYVFPFIANQPISQLTARHFITALEPIQASGKLETVKRVSQRINEVMDYAVNSGLIPANPAAKIRKAFQTPVKTHMPTIRPEALPSLMKTLSVASIELQTRLLIEWQLLTVARPAEAAETRWSEIDLTQNTWTIPAGRMKMRREHVIPLLPQALAILDAMKPISGHREYLFPSAKDPKQPMNSQTANAALRRMGYKGVLVSHGLRAIFSTAANEAGFPPDVIEAALAHVDTNEVRRAYNRSTYLEQRKVLMCWWGEFVETAATGKAMAADGAKGLRVINA; this is translated from the coding sequence ATGGCAATTCAGGCAAAGCCCCTCACCAACACGGAAGTCAAAGCCGCCAAAGCGACGGATAAAGAATTGTCATTGCATGACGGCGGCGGGCTGCTGCTGTTCGTCAAACCATCTGGTACAAAAACCTGGCGCTTTCGCTATTACCATCCACAGACCAAAAAGCGGACTACGCTCACCTTTGGCAGTTATCCAGCGCTCTCTTTGGCCGACGCCCGCCAAATGCGCGAAGCAGCCAAAGCACTTTTAGAAAAAGGCATCGATCCGCAATTCCACCAGCAACAGCAGCGCGAACAAGAACAGGCAATCAGCCTGAACACGTTCGCCAAAGTCGCCGCCGACTGGTATGAAGTGAAAAAATCTCAACCGCTGGCCGCAAACACCATTAAAGATATCTGGCGCTCCCTGGAAAAGTACGTGTTCCCGTTCATCGCAAACCAGCCTATCAGCCAGCTTACCGCCCGCCATTTCATCACCGCATTGGAACCGATACAGGCCAGCGGCAAACTGGAAACCGTTAAACGGGTTAGCCAGCGTATTAACGAAGTGATGGATTATGCCGTTAACTCAGGTCTGATACCGGCTAACCCGGCGGCGAAGATCCGCAAAGCATTTCAGACGCCGGTGAAAACCCATATGCCGACCATCCGGCCAGAGGCATTACCTAGCCTGATGAAAACGCTATCGGTCGCCAGCATCGAGCTACAAACCCGGTTATTGATTGAATGGCAATTGTTGACCGTTGCTCGCCCGGCTGAAGCCGCAGAAACCCGCTGGAGCGAGATAGACCTTACGCAGAACACCTGGACAATCCCGGCAGGCCGCATGAAGATGCGCCGCGAGCACGTCATTCCCCTGCTCCCACAAGCGTTAGCCATTCTGGACGCCATGAAGCCAATCAGCGGGCACCGGGAATATCTGTTCCCTTCCGCTAAAGACCCCAAACAGCCAATGAACAGCCAAACCGCTAACGCCGCATTGCGTCGCATGGGCTACAAAGGCGTGCTGGTGTCCCACGGCTTGCGCGCTATCTTCAGTACCGCCGCCAACGAAGCAGGCTTCCCGCCAGACGTCATCGAAGCCGCGCTAGCTCACGTTGACACCAATGAAGTGCGCCGCGCTTACAACCGCTCCACCTATCTGGAGCAACGCAAGGTACTGATGTGCTGGTGGGGTGAGTTTGTTGAAACCGCCGCCACCGGTAAGGCGATGGCCGCAGACGGCGCAAAAGGGCTACGAGTGATTAACGCCTAA
- a CDS encoding helix-turn-helix transcriptional regulator, with protein MSLLERKILLKKEVKAILRVSSDSSFQEMINAGEFPKGFRIGLRRVGWFEDEVNTWLSQRIAERDQQSGN; from the coding sequence ATGAGTCTGTTAGAAAGAAAAATCCTGCTGAAAAAAGAAGTGAAAGCCATTTTGCGCGTCAGCTCTGACAGCAGCTTTCAGGAAATGATCAACGCCGGGGAATTCCCGAAAGGCTTTCGCATTGGCCTGCGCCGCGTAGGTTGGTTTGAAGATGAGGTTAACACCTGGCTGTCACAACGGATTGCTGAACGCGATCAGCAATCCGGGAATTAA
- a CDS encoding YlcI/YnfO family protein, producing MATGNNNNKSIKKGIRFPHELIDEIDASVEREKADNPNANFSAWVLDACGRKLDAEKREKSKK from the coding sequence ATGGCAACCGGTAATAACAACAATAAATCCATTAAAAAAGGAATTCGCTTTCCGCATGAACTTATCGACGAGATCGACGCCAGCGTAGAGCGGGAGAAAGCCGATAACCCGAACGCCAATTTTTCCGCCTGGGTGCTGGATGCCTGCGGGCGTAAGCTGGATGCTGAAAAGCGCGAGAAATCAAAAAAATAA
- a CDS encoding host cell division inhibitor Icd-like protein: MAGLQSTQTRPKFQYRFLALRRHSPNTAPRPLAVEAHSEAEARRYLEPDFYSGLCRSPASSGGAPCLITPLWSWKKLSTSAGRWRMPSSNWSSQKPKRS, encoded by the coding sequence ATGGCTGGTTTACAGTCTACCCAAACTCGCCCCAAATTTCAGTATCGCTTCCTGGCGCTGCGGCGTCACTCGCCAAATACTGCTCCCCGCCCGCTTGCCGTTGAAGCCCACAGCGAAGCCGAAGCCCGTCGCTATCTGGAGCCGGATTTTTATTCTGGTCTTTGCCGGTCGCCTGCCAGTTCAGGAGGTGCGCCATGTTTGATAACACCCCTCTGGAGCTGGAAGAAATTATCGACCAGTGCCGGGCGCTGGCGTATGCCATCGTCGAACTGGAGCAGCCAGAAGCCAAAGAGATCCTGA
- a CDS encoding TOPRIM and DUF927 domain-containing protein, producing the protein MRNIDLIRDTASAAQGRWRAVLAQLGITVPDNARQHASCPACGGKDRFRFDDDGRGAHFCNQCGAGDGLELVQKVRQCDITAAARLVAEVVGTLPASSVTAPADAPAAKRQRFLQRYQALARQAVPGVSAYLAGKGLAATYPLLPDGRLLLALQTAEGTVTAAQTLAPDGKKRLLTDSAKTGAYHPVTAPTHPDTLILAEGLATALSVSQMNPTAMTVAAIDAGNLLPVARALRTRFPAARLIVAADNDTAPGKANTGKQWAEKAAREVNGWVALPPTDEKADWDDYRQQAGIEAATRAFQASLYQPTDDTPPARREPLAPFVDSRATGVYWVTPKADRDSGDIIQHEQWLCSPLAVAGVGRDDAEQYLILRWQPAGATQAVTAALPLADVGEREGWRTLKAGGVTVTTRPYLRAILADWLQRQHSGEVWHIAHSTGWQCGAYLMPDGEVIGTPSRPVLFRGRSATASGYGISGTAESWRESVARLASGNPSMMTAIAAALAAPLIGLSGSDGFGLHFYEQSSAGKTTTANVATSLYGDPQALKLTWYGTALGIANEAEAHNDGLLPLDEVGQGSDARSVSTSAYTLFNGVGKLQGAREGGNRELKRWRTVAISTGEMDMETFLASAGIPPKAGQLVRLLNLPLEKARQFHGYPDGKVHADALKAAYRTHYGAAGRAWIRYLAEHREDAIQAVSEAETRWRSLIPADYGEQVHRVAERFAILEAALLVGRTVTGWEPQACRDAIQHSFNAWIKEFGTGNKEHQQITAQAEAFLNTYGLSRYAPVGYDPRDLPIRELAGYRDKGKHDDEPMVFYTFPATFEAEIARGFNVRHFARVLAQSGMLKPGADGKHTRKSIRVDGRQPRFYVLMYLPEEAETTD; encoded by the coding sequence ATGCGTAATATCGACCTTATCCGCGACACCGCCAGTGCGGCGCAAGGGCGCTGGCGGGCGGTACTGGCCCAACTGGGGATTACGGTTCCCGACAATGCCCGCCAGCACGCCTCCTGCCCGGCGTGCGGCGGTAAAGACCGCTTCCGTTTTGATGATGACGGGCGCGGGGCGCATTTCTGTAACCAGTGCGGGGCCGGTGACGGTCTTGAACTGGTGCAGAAAGTCAGGCAGTGCGATATCACCGCTGCCGCCCGGCTGGTGGCGGAGGTGGTCGGCACGCTGCCAGCGTCTTCTGTCACCGCGCCAGCAGACGCCCCCGCCGCCAAACGTCAGCGCTTTCTGCAACGCTATCAGGCGCTGGCGCGTCAGGCCGTGCCGGGCGTATCGGCTTATCTGGCCGGGAAAGGGCTGGCAGCCACGTACCCGCTGCTACCGGATGGCCGCCTGTTGCTGGCGTTACAGACAGCGGAAGGCACCGTCACGGCAGCGCAGACCCTCGCCCCGGACGGTAAAAAGCGACTGCTGACCGATTCGGCCAAAACCGGCGCGTATCACCCGGTCACTGCGCCCACTCACCCCGACACGCTTATTCTGGCGGAAGGGCTGGCAACCGCGCTGAGTGTCAGCCAGATGAACCCAACGGCCATGACGGTGGCCGCCATCGACGCCGGAAACCTGCTGCCAGTGGCCCGCGCCTTGCGCACGCGCTTTCCCGCTGCCCGGCTGATAGTGGCGGCGGATAACGACACCGCACCGGGCAAGGCCAACACCGGCAAACAGTGGGCGGAGAAAGCCGCCCGCGAAGTGAACGGCTGGGTGGCCCTGCCGCCGACGGATGAAAAGGCTGACTGGGACGATTACCGCCAGCAGGCCGGTATCGAGGCGGCAACCCGCGCCTTTCAGGCATCGCTGTATCAACCGACCGACGACACCCCACCGGCCAGACGCGAGCCGCTGGCCCCGTTTGTGGACAGCCGCGCCACCGGGGTGTACTGGGTGACGCCCAAAGCCGACCGGGACAGTGGCGACATCATCCAGCACGAGCAGTGGTTATGCTCCCCGCTGGCGGTGGCGGGTGTCGGGCGCGATGACGCCGAGCAATACCTTATCCTGCGCTGGCAGCCTGCCGGAGCGACACAGGCCGTAACCGCTGCCCTGCCGCTGGCAGACGTGGGCGAGCGCGAAGGCTGGCGCACGCTCAAGGCGGGCGGTGTGACCGTCACCACCCGTCCCTACCTGCGCGCCATTCTGGCCGACTGGCTCCAGCGCCAGCACAGCGGCGAGGTCTGGCATATCGCCCACAGCACCGGCTGGCAGTGCGGCGCGTACCTGATGCCGGATGGCGAAGTCATCGGCACCCCGTCGCGCCCGGTACTGTTCCGGGGCCGCAGCGCTACCGCGTCCGGTTACGGCATCAGTGGCACGGCGGAAAGCTGGCGCGAGTCGGTGGCCCGGCTGGCATCCGGCAACCCGTCGATGATGACCGCCATTGCCGCCGCTCTGGCCGCGCCGCTGATTGGCCTGTCCGGTTCGGACGGCTTTGGGCTGCATTTCTATGAACAGTCGAGCGCCGGGAAAACCACCACCGCCAACGTCGCCACCAGCCTGTACGGTGACCCGCAGGCACTGAAGCTGACCTGGTACGGCACCGCGCTCGGTATCGCCAACGAAGCCGAAGCCCATAACGATGGCCTACTGCCGCTGGATGAAGTCGGCCAGGGAAGTGATGCGCGCTCGGTGTCCACCTCAGCCTACACGCTGTTTAACGGCGTCGGCAAATTGCAGGGCGCTCGGGAAGGCGGCAACCGGGAGCTGAAACGCTGGCGCACGGTGGCGATTAGCACCGGGGAAATGGACATGGAAACCTTTCTCGCCAGCGCAGGCATTCCCCCCAAAGCCGGGCAACTGGTGCGCCTGCTCAATCTGCCGCTGGAGAAGGCCCGGCAATTCCACGGCTACCCGGACGGCAAGGTGCACGCCGATGCGCTGAAAGCGGCGTATCGCACCCATTACGGCGCAGCCGGTCGGGCATGGATACGCTATCTGGCCGAACACCGCGAGGACGCCATACAGGCGGTAAGCGAGGCGGAAACCCGCTGGCGCAGCCTCATTCCTGCCGATTACGGCGAGCAGGTTCACCGGGTGGCGGAGCGCTTCGCCATTCTGGAAGCGGCGCTACTGGTGGGCCGGACCGTCACCGGCTGGGAGCCGCAGGCGTGCCGGGATGCGATACAGCACAGCTTCAATGCCTGGATTAAGGAATTCGGCACCGGCAACAAGGAGCACCAGCAAATCACCGCCCAGGCGGAAGCCTTTCTGAATACTTACGGCCTCAGCCGCTATGCACCAGTGGGGTATGACCCGCGTGATTTACCGATTCGGGAGCTGGCGGGCTACCGCGACAAGGGCAAACACGACGATGAACCGATGGTGTTCTACACCTTCCCGGCCACCTTTGAAGCGGAAATCGCCAGAGGGTTTAACGTGCGCCACTTTGCCCGCGTGCTGGCACAAAGCGGGATGCTGAAGCCCGGCGCAGACGGCAAACACACCCGTAAATCCATCCGGGTGGACGGTCGCCAGCCGCGTTTTTACGTGCTGATGTACCTGCCGGAAGAGGCGGAAACGACCGACTGA
- a CDS encoding HGGxSTG domain-containing protein yields the protein MNERKRLLKRYQAHHDRKMAEHRAWAATGYDPQHRPPLEPYPDELRGLQCCATTRAGTPCKRTDIYRNGRCKYHGGKSTGAKTPEGKARQLAGYRRWLENKRKNEAATA from the coding sequence ATGAACGAGCGTAAAAGATTACTGAAGCGCTATCAGGCGCACCATGACCGCAAGATGGCCGAACACCGGGCCTGGGCCGCTACCGGCTATGACCCACAACACAGACCGCCGCTAGAGCCTTATCCTGATGAACTGCGCGGCCTGCAATGCTGCGCTACCACCCGTGCTGGCACACCCTGCAAACGCACGGACATTTACCGTAATGGCCGCTGCAAATACCACGGCGGCAAAAGTACCGGAGCCAAAACGCCGGAAGGCAAAGCCCGCCAGTTAGCAGGCTACCGCCGCTGGCTGGAGAACAAACGCAAAAACGAAGCCGCTACGGCATAA